Proteins from one Blastocatellia bacterium genomic window:
- a CDS encoding M67 family metallopeptidase has translation MTRTVVAQMEDEARRAAPRECCGFLAGRRGIGEIIYPLRNVAARPTVEYFADVRDVLEAFRTMRARGEELLGIYHSHPASAAYPSATDIERAYYPEAVYFIISLQPVLDLRAYRIISGKVEAVTIEVIEDA, from the coding sequence GTGACGCGGACGGTCGTGGCGCAGATGGAGGACGAGGCGCGCAGGGCCGCTCCGCGAGAGTGCTGCGGATTTTTGGCCGGACGTCGAGGTATCGGCGAGATCATCTATCCCCTACGGAATGTCGCGGCGCGGCCGACGGTCGAGTATTTCGCCGATGTGCGCGATGTACTGGAGGCGTTTCGCACCATGCGGGCGCGCGGGGAAGAATTGCTCGGCATTTATCACTCGCATCCGGCATCGGCCGCTTACCCCTCGGCCACGGACATCGAGCGGGCTTACTATCCGGAGGCCGTCTATTTTATAATTTCGCTCCAGCCGGTGCTGGACCTTCGAGCCTACCGGATCATCTCCGGAAAGGTCGAGGCGGTGACCATTGAGGTCATCGAAGACGCATGA